TTCTTGACAAAAAAATAAAATTTGTCATCATGGGAAGTGGGCCAGAAAAAGAGGCTTTAATGCAATATAAAAATGACCATGGGTTGCATAACGTTATCTTCCCTGAACCAGTGGGAAGAACTCAGATGCAGGCTGTACTCAGTGAAATTGATATTGCCTTGATTCCTTTGAGGAAACTTGATATTTTTACCGGAGCAATTCCCTCAAAAATATTTGAAGCCCTTGCAATGAAAAAGCCATTGCTTTTAGGTGTAAATGGTGAAGCTTGTGAACTATTCATTAATCAGGCAAATGCTGGATGGCATTTTGAGCCTGAAAATTTAAACGACCTGTGTGAAAAAATCAGACAGATAGGTGATGATCCATCAAAAATAAGAGATTACGGAATAAATGGCAGGAATTTTGTTTCTCAGAATTTTGATCGAAATAGAATTGCAGATGACTTTCTTAAATTACTTTCTGCAACTTGAATTCAAGTTTGATTAACGTTGCAATAAAAAGAGATATTATCTTTACAAAAAACAATCTATGCTCCCCTTCTCACCACCGCGTATTGATCAAAAAACAATTGATGCTGTTACCAAAGTTTTACTTTCTGGTTGGATTACGACAGGGCCAACTACCAAAGAATTTGAAAAAAAAATTACTGAATATATCGGCTGTCGCAAAACTATTTGTTTCAATTCTGCAACTGCCGGAATGGAATTGGTGCTGCGTTGGTTTGGTGTGAAAGAAGGAGATGAAGTGATTGTGCCCGCATACACGTATTGTGCAACGGCTAATGTAGTTTTGCATTGTGGAGCCAAACCGGTGATGGTGGATATTGATCAAAAAGATTTTAATATTTCAGTAGCGGAAATTAAAAAGCATATCACGCCTAAAACTAAAGTGATTATTCCGGTTGATATTTCTGGTTGGCCTGCGGATTATGATGAAATCAATGCTTTGGTTACTGATCCTGAAATTCAAAAAATGTTCACACCACAAACTGATGAGCAAAAGAATCTTGGACGCATCCTCGTCATGTCTGATGCTGCCCATAGCATCGGGGCTACTTTGCATAGCAAAAGGCATGGCAGCACAACCGATGTATCTGTGTTCTCATTTCACGCAGTAAAAAATTTAACCACTGCTGAAGGTGGTGCTGTTTGTCTCAATCTTCCTGCACAATTTGATTGTGATGCAATTTACACTGCGCTCAATATAAAATCACTTCACGGACAAAGTAAAGATGCACTAGACAAAACAAAAGGAACCTGGCGGTATGATATTCTTGAACCCGGCTACAAATGCAATATGATGGATATTCAAGCTGCAATTGGAATGGTTGAACTGGGTAGGTATGATGAAAATTTGGAAAGACGAAAAAAAATCTTTGACTTTTATAATCAAACTTTCAGCAAATACAACTGGGCTATCTTACCTGCTTATAAAGATGCGGTAAAAGAAAGTTCGTATCACTTATATCTATTGCGTATTAAAGGGGCAACTGAAGCGCAACGTGATTTGATTATTCAAAAAATTACTGAAAAAGAAATTTCTGTAAACGTACATTTTCAACCGCTACCATTACTCACTGCATACAAAACAAGAGGATATCAGATGGATAATTTTCCTGAGGCGTGGAATAAATATCAGAATGAAATAACCTTGCCTGTTTATTTTGATTTGACTGATGAAAATTTGCAAAACGTTGCCAATGCAGTGATAACCTCAGTTGAAGAAATCATGAAATAATTTTTCACAACACACATGAACTTTTGGCATGTATCCAATCAGCAAAAGAATATTTGATATTGTTTCATCTCTTTTGATGCTCGTGATCTTGTCATGGCTTTTTCTTTTCATTGCAATCTGGATTTTGCTTGACAGCCGCGGTGGAATTTTTTATAAGCAAGAAAGAGTAGGCCTGATGGGTAAAAATTTTCATCTGCTCAAATTCAGATCCATGCGCAGTGGTGCTGATAAATCTGGTCAGCTAACTATTGGTAATGACAATCGTGTAACTCGTGTCGGTCGTTTCATACGTAAAACAAAACTGGATGAATTCCCCCAACTTTTAAACATCATCAAAGGAGATATGAGCGTTGTGGGTCCTCGCCCGGAAGTTCCAAAGTATGTTGCACTTTACACTGAAGAACAGAAAAAAGTTCTTTCTGTAAGACCGGGTTTGACTGATTATGCATCTCTTCAATATTTTGATGAACAACGCATTTTAGGAGCTTCTTCTGATCCTGAAACTACCTATGTGAAAGAAGTTATGCCTGAAAAAATTCGTCTTAGCCTAAAATACGTTTCCGAACGGTCTTTTTCTGTGGATATAAAACTCATATTCAAAACAATAGCCAGAATTTTTCGTTGATTTCCGAACGTATTTTTCTCTTAAACGTTTAGTCACCAATCAATCTTTACCACTTCTGATTTAAATCGAGTAATTGGTCGAAATTTATTGACTTAACCAGCCAACTATTTGTAATTTCCCAACGTTAAGCATTTGAAGAAGAACGAAGGGAAACCCAACCTTCACGAAGGGAAGAAAAAACTGCAAGATAATATCGTTGTATGGCATTCAAAATCAAATCATTCGTTGCGCTGGTTCTATTTATCAGTGTAAATTATAATTCAAACTCTCAGGTCATCAATCTTGGTACCGGTGCAAACGTTCATACTACTACTCAATCATCTCCTGTCAATATTTGGTATCGGCGTTGTGTTAATCAAACAGTGTATACCGTTTCTGAGTTGAATGCTGCTGGAATTACCGGTCCGGCAACCATCAGACAATTGGCGTACTACGTTACGCAAGCTCCTGTTTATGCTATTCCCGGATATACCATTTCTATGAAACACACTTCTGCCACCAATGCAAGTGGAAATTTAGAAGGAGGTTATACGGTTGTTAAAAATGCATTCTCCTATACGCCAACTGCTGGTGGGTGGGATTATTTGGCTTTAGACACTCCATTCAATTGGAATGGTACACAAAATATTGTCGTAAGAATTTGCTGGTCACAAGTGCAACCGAATTACAATGCATCCGGTCAGTGCCGGGTTTACAATACATCTCAAGGATATAAATATCGCTGGGATGATAATTCAGGAGGAGCGTGTGGATTAGTGCCAAACACTACTAACACAAACAAACCTCAGATCAGTTTTATTTTTGACACGCTCACTGTTTGGACAGGTGCACAAAATTCAAATTGGAATGTGGCAAATAACTGGACAAAAGGAATTCCAAATCAATTTATGGATGCAAAAATTCCTGCAGGCACTCCAAATAATCCAAACATCAGCAGCAATGTTTCATGTGATGAATTAGTTCTTGAAGGACAACTCACGCTCGCAGCAAATGGTACCTTGAATATTTATAGTCACTTCGCTAATTCTGGAACCTTTGTTGACAATGGTGGCACTACCGTGATGAAAGGAAAAAGTCCGAGTAATATTTCAGGTACAATGACTATTTCAAATCTGCGTATTGAAAATTCTTCTGGTACTTCTGTTACTTCTGGTGCACTAACTATTGGAACTGAATTGCAGGTAAATAAATCTCATTTCAATACCGGCAACGCGGTCATTTTGAAATCTGATGCAGTTGGTACTGCACGTATTGCTGAACTGAAAACGAGTTGTGATTATACACTTACCATGAACGATTCGTATGGTGATGGTTGGAATGGTGGTTACCTAACAGTGCTTGAAAATGGCGTTTCAATTGGAACATTTGCTGCATCCGGTTATGGCACTGTGGCTGGTTTTACAGTTAGTAGTGGTTCTACCGTTACAATTAATTATACAGCCGGATCATGGGAAAGTGAAAACTCTTTTTCTCTGCAAGATGCTTTTGGAACTACTATTTATTCTGACGCCGCTCCTATTTCTTCGGGTACAGTATACTCAGGCACAGCAACCGGGCCATGGGCTGATTTAATTTCTGGTTCAATCTCAATGGAAAGATACATTGATGCCGGTGAAACGTATTGGAGAAATTTTTCTTCTGCTGTAGAAAATGCAAACGTTGGTATGTACCTGGATGATTTTGTCACGGCTGGTTTTCCTGGTTCTCCATGGCCAAGTTTTCCATTCAATTCAATTTATACTTATGATGAAACCCTTGGACCCGGAGATGGCTGGGTAGGATGTACCGGCACATCACAAATTATGGGGGTTGGTGAAGGATTTTATGTTTGGTGTGGTGATACCATTACCGGTACTGATCCGTTTACACTTGACTTGAATGGTAAACCAAATCAAGGTCCAATTTCTCTCCCGGTTTCGTTTACAAATTATGGAATGACAGATGAAGATGGTTGGAATATGGTTGGTAATCCTTATGCATCTACGATTGATTGGGATTCTCCTAACTGGACCAAAACAAATATCGCCGATGCAATTTATATTCAAGATCCCGACAATCAGCAATACGCCGCTTACGTTAGTGGTGCAGGCACAAATGGTGGTACTCGTTATATCGCTTCACAGCAATCTTTCTGGGTGTATGCAAGTGCTGCTTCTCCTGTGCTAACGGTATATGAATCTTGCAAATCAAATGTTGATCAGGCATTTTTTAAAACAGGGAATTATTCTCCGGGAATGACAATTCGTATTGAAGGAAATGGGTATACTGATGAAACCGTTATTAGACATGTTGATGGTACAAATGATGCGTACGAAATAAATTTTGATGCTGTTGAACGTTGGGGTGGATGGGGTGAAGTGCCGCAACTGAGCGTAGTAAATAATGATCAGATTGACTTCACTATTCATTCATTTGATTTGGGTACGCAAGATTGGGTTGTACCTGTAAGAGCCTGTGTTTTTCAAAACGGAACGTACAATCTTGTTTTTGAAAATACAAGTGAATTAGATGTTGCTTGTTTGCGTTTGGAAGATACTTATACCGGTTTAATGTATGATATTTCTGAAGGAACTTCATTTCCTTTTGATATGTCAGACACTACATGGAATGCAAGATTTTTATTGCATATCGGAAAAAAATATCCTGCTGAAAATTCTTCTGCAGTATGTTACGGAGCTGAGAATGGTGAATTTGAAATCAACTTGTACAATTCAGCCAATTTTGACTATACCTTGAGTGATGGCACCAATATTATTTCAGGAAATGCCATGGGTGATCCTTTAGTCATTTCTGATTTATCTGCAGGAAATTATACGTTGGAAATCCCTTCACTGACTAATGTGTGTGATCAACAAGTGTTTTCATTTACCATTGGTCAGCCTGATGAATTGAGTATTGCTGAACAAATCACAGATGAAGTGAATGGCCAAGATGGAAGTATTGAAGTAAATGTTTCAGGCGGCACAGCTCCTTATCTATATTACTGGAACAATGGTTCAACAAATCAAAATCTCTTCAACTTAACTGAGGGAGAATACACACTTGAGATCACTGACCAGAATGGATGCATGGCAGAAGAATATTTTATTGTTGGTTCGTATGTAGGTGTTGAATCTGATGAAGCGGTTGTGAGATTTGTTTACATTCCACAAATGAATATAATTCAGATTCTAGGCACAGATGAAGTCTTTTATCTAATCAACTCAGCCGGACAACAAATTGCCATTGGCCAATCTCAAACCGGAAATCAAACCAAAGAAATTACGCTGCCTGCTGATTTGGCAAGCGGTGTGTATATTCTGCGTTCTGAAAATTCTCAATTTAAATTTGTGAAGCAATAAGGTGAGCTTGCTAATTGTAGACTAGTCAACATTTACATCAAACTTTAAAAAAATTTGAAAGAATTGAATAAGGGCTATTTGTAACTAAACATTTTCTTTTCTAATACTTCCCCGTTCTGATCTTCAAAAATCACTTCATTGATTAACCCCTCAGTGGTATAGTGAATGCGCGTTATATTAGAAATTTTCTGTCCATCTTCACCTATCAGATTATTTTGGATTGAAGCAAGTTGTCCCTTGGCATCGTAGAGATAAATATCTTCTTCAGAAAAACCGGTGAGTGCGCTTACTTTTTTTAGTAGTTTACCTTCTTCAATAGTGTAAGTGGTTACACTGCCTCCGGGTGTTAGATCGGTTTGTATTACATCATTTCCACGGCGCTCAATTTTATAGATTACTGAATCTTTTGTTACCAATGTATCTTGTTCAACAGAGCCCATTCCAAGGTATTCTTTGGTTCTGATTTTTTCTTTACTCACTATGTACTGATCAAAAATGAAATAGTGATAAAAAGTA
This genomic stretch from Crocinitomicaceae bacterium harbors:
- a CDS encoding DegT/DnrJ/EryC1/StrS aminotransferase family protein, with amino-acid sequence MLPFSPPRIDQKTIDAVTKVLLSGWITTGPTTKEFEKKITEYIGCRKTICFNSATAGMELVLRWFGVKEGDEVIVPAYTYCATANVVLHCGAKPVMVDIDQKDFNISVAEIKKHITPKTKVIIPVDISGWPADYDEINALVTDPEIQKMFTPQTDEQKNLGRILVMSDAAHSIGATLHSKRHGSTTDVSVFSFHAVKNLTTAEGGAVCLNLPAQFDCDAIYTALNIKSLHGQSKDALDKTKGTWRYDILEPGYKCNMMDIQAAIGMVELGRYDENLERRKKIFDFYNQTFSKYNWAILPAYKDAVKESSYHLYLLRIKGATEAQRDLIIQKITEKEISVNVHFQPLPLLTAYKTRGYQMDNFPEAWNKYQNEITLPVYFDLTDENLQNVANAVITSVEEIMK
- a CDS encoding sugar transferase gives rise to the protein MSKRIFDIVSSLLMLVILSWLFLFIAIWILLDSRGGIFYKQERVGLMGKNFHLLKFRSMRSGADKSGQLTIGNDNRVTRVGRFIRKTKLDEFPQLLNIIKGDMSVVGPRPEVPKYVALYTEEQKKVLSVRPGLTDYASLQYFDEQRILGASSDPETTYVKEVMPEKIRLSLKYVSERSFSVDIKLIFKTIARIFR
- a CDS encoding SprB repeat-containing protein, whose product is MAFKIKSFVALVLFISVNYNSNSQVINLGTGANVHTTTQSSPVNIWYRRCVNQTVYTVSELNAAGITGPATIRQLAYYVTQAPVYAIPGYTISMKHTSATNASGNLEGGYTVVKNAFSYTPTAGGWDYLALDTPFNWNGTQNIVVRICWSQVQPNYNASGQCRVYNTSQGYKYRWDDNSGGACGLVPNTTNTNKPQISFIFDTLTVWTGAQNSNWNVANNWTKGIPNQFMDAKIPAGTPNNPNISSNVSCDELVLEGQLTLAANGTLNIYSHFANSGTFVDNGGTTVMKGKSPSNISGTMTISNLRIENSSGTSVTSGALTIGTELQVNKSHFNTGNAVILKSDAVGTARIAELKTSCDYTLTMNDSYGDGWNGGYLTVLENGVSIGTFAASGYGTVAGFTVSSGSTVTINYTAGSWESENSFSLQDAFGTTIYSDAAPISSGTVYSGTATGPWADLISGSISMERYIDAGETYWRNFSSAVENANVGMYLDDFVTAGFPGSPWPSFPFNSIYTYDETLGPGDGWVGCTGTSQIMGVGEGFYVWCGDTITGTDPFTLDLNGKPNQGPISLPVSFTNYGMTDEDGWNMVGNPYASTIDWDSPNWTKTNIADAIYIQDPDNQQYAAYVSGAGTNGGTRYIASQQSFWVYASAASPVLTVYESCKSNVDQAFFKTGNYSPGMTIRIEGNGYTDETVIRHVDGTNDAYEINFDAVERWGGWGEVPQLSVVNNDQIDFTIHSFDLGTQDWVVPVRACVFQNGTYNLVFENTSELDVACLRLEDTYTGLMYDISEGTSFPFDMSDTTWNARFLLHIGKKYPAENSSAVCYGAENGEFEINLYNSANFDYTLSDGTNIISGNAMGDPLVISDLSAGNYTLEIPSLTNVCDQQVFSFTIGQPDELSIAEQITDEVNGQDGSIEVNVSGGTAPYLYYWNNGSTNQNLFNLTEGEYTLEITDQNGCMAEEYFIVGSYVGVESDEAVVRFVYIPQMNIIQILGTDEVFYLINSAGQQIAIGQSQTGNQTKEITLPADLASGVYILRSENSQFKFVKQ